A region of Lacinutrix sp. Hel_I_90 DNA encodes the following proteins:
- a CDS encoding APC family permease, with amino-acid sequence MAELKKSLGTLRLTFYGVGTIVGAGIYTVIGAAAGQAGTDLWLSFIFAAIAASVSAMSYAELSSTYPNAGAEFIFVRKAFPKIDIPSFLTGWTIAFHSSATIAAVLLAFSGYFNTFFNMPSLLISYGILLVLSLISITGITKSSTANIIMVSIQLLGLLLLIVFGLLETGPPKAEFFKIESISGTLAATATLFFIYTGFEHMAALGSEVKNPGKTIPRAFLMTMVITTIIYLFIAFTVLNIADPSALANVDSPLSLAASNLNNWLPVVLAIAALFATANAAFSGIISISRLLFGMASVGELPKFMTKTNAQKVPWVTTIVVMAAVAGFLLLGDIKIVAGMSSLGALLVFVAVNVALIVLRFKAPEQERPFKVPLAIGRVPILPILAILISLSLIIQFNWQVYSAFVGAVIVGIVLDYFLDKKSKDEIDPEKEKELFNH; translated from the coding sequence ATGGCAGAACTAAAAAAATCTTTGGGTACGCTTCGACTTACCTTTTATGGCGTTGGCACGATTGTGGGTGCAGGAATCTATACCGTGATTGGTGCAGCTGCTGGACAAGCGGGCACAGACCTTTGGTTGAGTTTTATTTTTGCAGCAATTGCGGCTAGTGTCTCTGCAATGTCCTATGCAGAGTTGTCCTCTACCTATCCCAATGCTGGTGCGGAATTTATTTTTGTACGCAAGGCATTTCCAAAAATTGATATTCCGTCTTTTCTCACGGGTTGGACGATTGCGTTTCATAGTTCGGCCACCATTGCAGCCGTGTTACTTGCCTTTTCGGGGTATTTCAATACGTTTTTTAATATGCCCTCTCTTCTAATAAGTTATGGCATTTTATTGGTGTTGTCATTAATTAGTATTACAGGCATCACAAAATCGTCGACAGCAAATATTATTATGGTCAGCATTCAACTTTTGGGATTGTTATTATTGATAGTATTTGGACTTTTGGAAACTGGTCCACCCAAAGCAGAATTTTTTAAAATTGAATCGATTTCTGGAACTTTGGCGGCCACAGCTACACTGTTCTTTATCTATACTGGTTTTGAACATATGGCAGCTTTGGGTTCGGAAGTTAAGAACCCAGGGAAAACAATTCCCCGTGCATTTTTAATGACTATGGTAATAACTACAATAATTTATTTATTTATTGCTTTTACGGTTTTGAATATTGCAGACCCTTCCGCTTTGGCAAACGTGGATTCGCCACTTTCTCTTGCAGCTTCCAATCTCAACAATTGGTTGCCTGTGGTATTGGCTATCGCTGCACTTTTTGCTACGGCTAATGCTGCTTTTAGTGGTATCATATCCATAAGTAGGCTGCTTTTTGGAATGGCCAGTGTCGGAGAACTTCCAAAGTTTATGACCAAAACCAATGCACAGAAAGTACCGTGGGTTACTACTATTGTAGTTATGGCAGCAGTTGCGGGATTTTTATTGTTGGGCGATATTAAGATTGTAGCAGGTATGTCTTCTTTAGGCGCTTTACTTGTTTTTGTTGCCGTAAATGTCGCACTTATCGTGCTTCGGTTTAAAGCACCAGAGCAAGAACGACCATTTAAAGTTCCTTTGGCTATAGGACGAGTGCCGATTTTACCCATTTTGGCGATACTTATAAGTCTATCATTGATAATCCAATTTAATTGGCAGGTTTATTCAGCGTTCGTAGGTGCTGTTATCGTGGGTATTGTGCTTGATTATTTTTTGGACAAAAAGTCAAAAGATGAAATAGACCCTGAAAAAGAAAAGGAACTTTTTAACCATTAA
- a CDS encoding Fur family transcriptional regulator, translating into MTKTEKILSYHGIRPTKMRSKIYKFLKRKQSAVSFSDLKKAFVQKSETNKTANRTTFYRNLKIFEDKGLIHQINDGVGVAKYAISDENAKGKYGTDLHMHFHCTDCRKTICLPNKISEESLPDDYEVNDVNLVLKGICEKCRKK; encoded by the coding sequence ATGACCAAAACGGAAAAGATACTATCATATCACGGGATTCGACCTACTAAAATGAGGTCGAAGATATACAAGTTCCTAAAAAGGAAACAAAGTGCCGTGTCCTTTTCCGATTTGAAAAAGGCCTTTGTTCAAAAGAGCGAAACCAATAAAACAGCAAACAGAACGACCTTTTATCGCAATCTCAAGATTTTTGAGGATAAAGGGTTGATTCATCAGATTAATGATGGGGTCGGAGTGGCAAAATATGCGATTTCTGATGAAAACGCCAAAGGTAAATACGGTACAGATTTACATATGCACTTTCATTGCACCGATTGTAGGAAAACAATCTGTTTACCAAATAAAATATCGGAAGAGAGCTTGCCAGACGATTATGAAGTGAACGATGTGAACCTTGTATTGAAAGGAATATGTGAAAAATGCAGGAAAAAATAA
- a CDS encoding STAS/SEC14 domain-containing protein, whose protein sequence is MLQIIELKEKNIVATKASGKLRKEDIEKIHPLIHAILDKGMKVRWYFEMVNFTGWDLPGLWEDLKMDTAHATDYEKIAMVGDKKWQNWITQFMKPFTNADIKYFNIDQKEDAKNWIESQ, encoded by the coding sequence ATGTTACAGATAATCGAATTAAAAGAAAAAAATATTGTTGCAACAAAAGCTTCGGGCAAATTGAGAAAAGAAGATATAGAAAAAATCCATCCACTTATCCACGCCATACTGGACAAAGGAATGAAAGTCCGGTGGTATTTTGAGATGGTCAACTTTACAGGTTGGGATTTACCTGGTTTATGGGAAGACCTAAAAATGGACACAGCCCACGCCACGGACTATGAAAAAATAGCAATGGTAGGAGATAAAAAATGGCAGAATTGGATAACCCAATTTATGAAGCCTTTTACCAATGCCGATATTAAGTATTTCAATATAGACCAAAAGGAAGATGCCAAAAATTGGATTGAGAGCCAGTAA
- a CDS encoding RteC domain-containing protein: MTTNYDDILKKLDNKLDILEIEEQDILLKAEKGIKLAKQTLKSVRSIVVDYEFETKLEEIHFFKCTKPKIYSKLIYYVKLFNIESKRPRGSNKSQVKYLNNYIEKLQTYFNDNLDFYHYYRREATVFDEQYFLRGKADIRLFPDSFHFFVDEEFATSHDSTVASILAYDLLIVHLKREIDKLENNGNYASLRLLQSKTKITWTAHKIYLIELIYALHSTDVINNGTVDIKDIAYFVEKTFKVDLGDYYRAFLEIRMRKNGRTKFLDILKKQLTKRMDDTDNVK, from the coding sequence ATGACGACAAATTACGACGATATATTAAAAAAATTAGACAATAAATTAGATATTCTTGAAATAGAAGAACAAGATATTTTACTCAAAGCTGAAAAAGGGATTAAACTTGCAAAACAGACCCTTAAATCAGTTAGAAGTATCGTAGTTGATTATGAATTTGAAACCAAATTAGAGGAAATTCATTTCTTTAAATGTACTAAACCAAAAATTTATAGCAAACTTATTTATTACGTAAAATTATTTAACATTGAAAGTAAAAGACCCAGGGGAAGCAATAAATCGCAAGTAAAGTATTTGAACAATTATATTGAGAAACTTCAAACCTACTTTAACGACAATCTTGATTTTTACCATTATTACCGCAGGGAAGCTACTGTATTTGATGAGCAATATTTTTTAAGAGGCAAGGCAGATATTCGGTTGTTCCCAGACTCATTTCACTTTTTTGTTGATGAAGAATTTGCAACAAGCCACGATAGTACCGTGGCCTCAATTTTAGCCTACGACCTTTTGATTGTACACTTAAAACGGGAAATTGATAAATTGGAGAATAATGGAAATTATGCAAGTTTAAGATTGTTACAAAGTAAAACCAAAATTACCTGGACAGCCCACAAAATATATTTAATTGAACTGATATACGCTTTGCACAGTACAGATGTCATTAATAATGGTACTGTTGACATTAAAGATATTGCCTATTTTGTTGAAAAAACATTTAAAGTGGACTTGGGCGATTATTACAGAGCTTTTTTGGAAATACGGATGCGTAAAAATGGCAGAACCAAATTTTTGGATATTCTGAAAAAGCAGTTGACCAAACGGATGGATGATACTGATAACGTAAAATAA
- a CDS encoding helix-turn-helix domain-containing protein codes for MPTSIITTDDLREFKMELLDDIKELLNSQSGHITKRWLKSPEVKKLLGISSGTLQNLRINGTLPYTKVGGVLYYDYEEIISVMENNKVHNKF; via the coding sequence ATGCCCACAAGTATTATTACCACAGACGACCTTCGAGAATTCAAAATGGAACTGCTCGATGATATCAAGGAACTACTCAATAGCCAATCTGGTCATATTACCAAAAGGTGGCTAAAATCCCCTGAAGTAAAAAAGCTTTTGGGAATCTCTTCTGGCACGTTACAGAATTTAAGAATTAATGGCACATTGCCCTACACCAAAGTAGGGGGTGTACTCTATTACGATTACGAAGAAATAATTAGCGTAATGGAAAATAATAAAGTTCATAACAAATTCTAA
- a CDS encoding heavy metal translocating P-type ATPase: MKKKKLNLRDLNKTSSDNHKRNDGHNHSSPESIGKFKIYVPAIFSFVMLIIGIAMDYFDVAFFKDWIRIVWYAVAYLPVGFPVIKEGWNSIKNGDFFTEFLLMSIATIGAFAIGEYPEGVAVMLFYAVGELFQSAAVKRAKRSIKALLDVRPNEALVYRNNNYVSVNPEIVAIGEKVQVRVGEKIPLDGILLSEKGSFNTAALTGESKPDTIAKGEKVFAGSINLDGVIEIETTKEFKDSSIARILDMVQNATARKSKTELFIRKFARIYTPIVVFLAIGLTFLPYFFVDDYVFNDWLYRALIFLVISCPCALVISIPLGYFGGLGAASKNGILFKGASFLDEMTRITTVVMDKTGTVTKGVFKIKEIKTIDWDEPEFMKYLMAMEEQSTHPIAKAIMEYKADGEDFQAKEVTEVAGKGLRGMVNGKTVLVGNKPLMTSNNIEVPSETDNIVESIVMVSIDGKFAGYVIIADELKEDAHEAIKQIRESGISKIIMLSGDKDSITQQVAKEMGIDTAKGGLLPEDKLNEVEHLKKQFNTKVAFIGDGINDAPVLAASDVGIAMGGLGSDVAIETADVIIQTDQPSKIARAIKIGRSTRRIVWQNIGLAFGVKAVVLVLGAGGLATMWEAVFADVGVALLAILNAVRLQKMNWK, from the coding sequence ATGAAAAAAAAGAAACTGAATTTAAGAGATTTAAATAAAACTTCATCCGATAATCACAAGCGCAATGATGGCCACAACCATAGCAGTCCGGAAAGTATAGGGAAATTTAAAATTTATGTACCAGCAATTTTCAGCTTTGTAATGCTGATTATTGGTATTGCGATGGATTATTTTGACGTAGCTTTTTTTAAAGATTGGATACGTATTGTCTGGTATGCAGTCGCATATCTTCCAGTAGGTTTTCCTGTGATAAAGGAAGGTTGGAACAGCATCAAAAATGGCGATTTCTTTACCGAGTTTTTATTGATGTCCATCGCAACCATAGGTGCATTCGCCATTGGCGAATATCCCGAAGGTGTGGCAGTAATGTTGTTTTATGCGGTAGGCGAATTGTTCCAAAGTGCCGCCGTTAAAAGAGCCAAGAGAAGCATCAAGGCATTACTAGATGTAAGACCTAATGAAGCCTTGGTCTATAGGAACAACAATTATGTTTCTGTAAATCCCGAAATCGTTGCTATTGGCGAAAAAGTGCAAGTCCGTGTGGGCGAAAAAATTCCTTTGGATGGTATTTTATTGTCCGAAAAAGGCTCGTTCAATACCGCAGCATTAACGGGCGAAAGCAAACCTGACACCATTGCAAAAGGAGAAAAAGTATTTGCAGGAAGCATCAACCTTGATGGCGTTATTGAAATCGAAACCACCAAGGAATTTAAAGACAGTTCCATTGCCCGAATCCTTGATATGGTCCAGAATGCCACGGCTCGTAAATCAAAAACCGAATTGTTCATTAGAAAATTTGCAAGAATCTATACACCTATTGTGGTATTCTTGGCGATTGGATTAACATTTTTGCCCTACTTTTTTGTGGATGATTATGTGTTTAACGATTGGTTATATAGAGCATTGATATTCTTGGTAATTTCCTGTCCGTGTGCCTTGGTTATCTCTATTCCGTTGGGTTATTTTGGTGGATTGGGAGCAGCTTCAAAAAATGGAATTCTCTTTAAGGGAGCATCTTTTTTAGATGAAATGACAAGGATAACCACAGTGGTAATGGACAAAACCGGAACCGTGACCAAAGGTGTTTTCAAAATCAAGGAAATAAAAACCATTGATTGGGATGAACCCGAATTTATGAAATACCTAATGGCAATGGAAGAACAATCCACCCATCCCATTGCCAAGGCCATAATGGAATATAAAGCCGATGGCGAAGATTTTCAGGCAAAAGAAGTAACCGAAGTCGCAGGAAAAGGATTAAGGGGAATGGTCAATGGCAAAACTGTTTTAGTTGGGAATAAACCATTGATGACTTCAAATAATATCGAAGTTCCATCTGAAACCGACAACATTGTAGAATCCATCGTAATGGTTTCCATTGATGGTAAATTCGCTGGCTATGTCATCATTGCAGACGAATTGAAAGAAGATGCCCACGAAGCCATCAAACAAATTAGAGAATCTGGAATTTCCAAAATCATAATGCTTTCCGGCGATAAGGATTCCATAACCCAACAAGTGGCAAAAGAAATGGGTATTGATACTGCAAAAGGCGGTTTGTTACCAGAAGATAAGCTCAACGAAGTTGAGCATTTGAAAAAACAATTTAATACTAAAGTAGCCTTTATAGGCGATGGCATCAACGATGCACCGGTTTTGGCAGCGAGCGATGTTGGCATTGCAATGGGTGGTTTGGGCAGCGATGTGGCGATAGAGACCGCAGATGTAATCATCCAAACAGACCAACCAAGTAAAATAGCTAGAGCCATAAAAATAGGACGTTCTACAAGACGCATCGTTTGGCAGAATATTGGGTTGGCCTTTGGTGTAAAAGCAGTGGTTTTGGTTTTGGGCGCAGGTGGTCTGGCAACGATGTGGGAAGCAGTTTTTGCCGATGTAGGCGTGGCCTTGTTAGCCATTCTGAATGCGGTTCGATTACAGAAGATGAATTGGAAATAG